A window of the Pedobacter frigiditerrae genome harbors these coding sequences:
- a CDS encoding diacylglycerol kinase family lipid kinase has translation MTNKTPPKSKTHKILFIVNPASGNKEIDYKKEIKAFFKSRDEELEIYQLPENCSLTKIKSAIEKSAAERVIAVGGDGTLKLVAECLLETKTPIGIIPAGSANGMAKELGIPLELNEALELAIKGKPKQIHAVLINGELCIHLADIGFNAYIVKKFDELPTRGMWTYAKAAWHAFWYHRKMDVEFKISKKTIKQKAAMVVVANAKKYGTGFEINPDGELDDELFEVIIVKKYAVLEIIKIWLSKLPWDPKKIESFQTSSLKITTQHKVHFQVDGEYLGKVNKVDAKIIPKAINVIVGPSA, from the coding sequence ATGACGAATAAAACGCCTCCAAAATCTAAAACTCATAAAATACTCTTCATTGTTAATCCAGCTTCGGGTAACAAAGAAATTGATTATAAAAAAGAAATTAAGGCATTTTTTAAATCAAGGGATGAGGAGTTGGAAATCTATCAATTGCCCGAAAATTGTTCGCTCACCAAAATTAAATCGGCTATAGAAAAATCTGCAGCAGAGAGAGTTATCGCTGTTGGCGGAGACGGAACTTTAAAATTAGTTGCCGAATGTTTATTGGAAACTAAAACGCCCATAGGAATTATCCCTGCAGGTTCTGCAAATGGAATGGCAAAAGAATTAGGCATCCCTTTGGAACTAAATGAGGCTTTAGAACTGGCAATTAAGGGCAAGCCAAAGCAAATCCACGCTGTGTTAATTAATGGTGAACTGTGTATCCATTTGGCGGATATCGGCTTTAATGCCTACATCGTTAAAAAATTTGATGAACTGCCAACACGAGGAATGTGGACCTACGCAAAAGCTGCTTGGCATGCGTTCTGGTATCACCGTAAAATGGATGTAGAATTTAAAATCAGCAAAAAAACTATCAAGCAAAAAGCCGCCATGGTTGTTGTTGCAAATGCAAAAAAATATGGGACAGGCTTTGAAATAAATCCGGATGGAGAACTGGACGATGAACTTTTTGAAGTTATAATAGTAAAAAAATATGCGGTATTAGAAATCATTAAAATTTGGTTAAGCAAACTGCCTTGGGACCCAAAAAAGATTGAAAGTTTTCAAACTTCAAGTTTAAAAATTACCACGCAACATAAGGTACATTTTCAGGTAGATGGAGAATATTTAGGAAAGGTAAATAAAGTTGATGCGAAGATTATTCCGAAGGCGATAAATGTTATTGTTGGTCCTTCAGCTTAA